One genomic window of Equus caballus isolate H_3958 breed thoroughbred chromosome 6, TB-T2T, whole genome shotgun sequence includes the following:
- the PRKAG3 gene encoding 5'-AMP-activated protein kinase subunit gamma-3 isoform X7, giving the protein MSFLEQGDSISWPSPAMTASSERSHGTQGPEALSWTKQKAVEAEELSGPEEGPQSRPAAESTGLEATFPEATPLAQAAPLAGVDTPPPERGILPSDCASSSTGSSTDDLDLGIEFSATAGWGCELGLVEETPARYPSPRALLPRLGWDDELQKPGAQVYMHFMQEHTCYDAMATSSKLVIFDTTLEIKKAFFALVANGVRAAPLWDSKKQSFVGMLTITDFILVLHRYYRSPLVQIYEIEEHKIETWREIYLQGCFKPLVSISPSDSLFEAVYTLIKNRIHRLPVLDPVSGAVLHILTHKRLLKFLHIFQGTLLPQPSFLSRTIQDLGIGTFRDLAVVLETAPLLTALDIFVDRRVSALPVVNEEGQVVGLYSRFDVIHLAAQQTYNHLDVSVGEALRQRTVCLEGVLSCQPHESLGEVIDRIAREQVHRLVLVDETQHLLGVVSLSDILQALVLSPAGIDALGA; this is encoded by the exons ATGAGCTTCTTAGAGCAAGGAGATAGCATTTCATGGCCATCACCAGCCATGACCGCCAGTTCAGAAAGAAGCCATGGAACACAGGGGCCCGAGGCCTTGAGTTGGACAAAGCAAAAGGCTGTGGAGGCAGAGGAGCTGTCAGGCCCGGAGGAAG GTCCCCAATCCAGGCCGGCTGCTGAATCCACCGGGCTGGAGGCCACATTCCCCGAGGCCACACCCTTGGCCCAAGCTGCTCCCTTGGCCGGGGTAGACACTCCACCACCAGAAAGGGGCATCCTCCCCAGTGACTGTGCATCCTCATCCACTGGCTCCAGCACAGATGATCTGGACCTGGGCATAGAGTTCTCAGCCACAGCAGGCTGGGGGTGTGAGCTCGGCCTGGTGGAAGAGACGCCTGCCCGGTACCCGTCCCCGCGGGCCCTCTtacccaggctgggctgggacGACGAGCTGCAGAAGCCAGGGGCCCAAGTCTACATGCACTTCATGCAGGAGCACACCTGCTATGATGCCATGGCAACCAGCTCCAAGCTGGTCATCTTCGACACCACACTGGAG ATCAAGAAGGCCTTCTTTGCCCTGGTGGCCAACGGCGTCCGGGCGGCACCTCTGTGGGACAGCAAGAAGCAGAGCTTTGTGG GGATGCTGACCATCACGGACTTCATCCTGGTGCTGCATCGCTATTACAGGTCTCCCCTG GTCCAGATCTATGAGATTGAAGAACATAAGATTGAGACCTGGAGGG AGATCTATCTTCAAGGCTGCTTCAAGCCTCTGGTCTCCATCTCTCCCAGCGACAG CCTGTTCGAAGCCGTCTACACCCTCATCAAGAACCGGATCCACCGCCTGCCAGTCCTGGACCCGGTCTCGGGCGCcgtcctccacatcctcacacaCAAGCGGCTGCTCAAGTTCCTGCACATCTTT CAGGGCAccctgctgccccagccctccttcctttcccGCACCATCCAGGATTTGGGCATCGGCACATTCCGAGACTTGGCCGTGGTACTGGAAACAGCGCCCCTCCTGACCGCACTGGACATCTTTGTGGACCGGCGCGTCTCTGCGCTGCCTGTGGTCAATGAAGAGG gACAGGTCGTGGGCCTCTACTCTCGCTTTGATGTGATC caccTGGCTGCCCAGCAAACCTACAACCACCTGGACGTGAGCGTGGGAGAAGCACTGAGGCAGAGGACGGTGTGTCTGGAGGGAGTCCTTTCCTGCCAGCCCCACGAAAGCCTGGGGGAGGTCATCGACCGGATTGCCCGAGAGCAG GTACACCGGCTGGTGCTGGTGGACGAGACCCAGCACCTCCTGGGCGTGGTGTCCCTCTCTGACATCCTTCAGGCACTGGTGCTCAGCCCTGCTGGCATCGATGCTCTCGGTGCCTGA
- the PRKAG3 gene encoding 5'-AMP-activated protein kinase subunit gamma-3 isoform X8, which yields MSFLEQGDSISWPSPAMTASSERSHGTQGPEALSWTKQKAVEAEELSGPEEGPQSRPAAESTGLEATFPEATPLAQAAPLAGVDTPPPERGILPSDCASSSTGSSTDDLDLGIEFSATAGWGCELGLVEETPARYPSPRALLPRLGWDDELQKPGAQVYMHFMQEHTCYDAMATSSKLVIFDTTLEIKKAFFALVANGVRAAPLWDSKKQSFVGMLTITDFILVLHRYYRSPLVQIYEIEEHKIETWREIYLQGCFKPLVSISPSDSLFEAVYTLIKNRIHRLPVLDPVSGAVLHILTHKRLLKFLHIFGTLLPQPSFLSRTIQDLGIGTFRDLAVVLETAPLLTALDIFVDRRVSALPVVNEEGQVVGLYSRFDVIHLAAQQTYNHLDVSVGEALRQRTVCLEGVLSCQPHESLGEVIDRIAREQVHRLVLVDETQHLLGVVSLSDILQALVLSPAGIDALGA from the exons ATGAGCTTCTTAGAGCAAGGAGATAGCATTTCATGGCCATCACCAGCCATGACCGCCAGTTCAGAAAGAAGCCATGGAACACAGGGGCCCGAGGCCTTGAGTTGGACAAAGCAAAAGGCTGTGGAGGCAGAGGAGCTGTCAGGCCCGGAGGAAG GTCCCCAATCCAGGCCGGCTGCTGAATCCACCGGGCTGGAGGCCACATTCCCCGAGGCCACACCCTTGGCCCAAGCTGCTCCCTTGGCCGGGGTAGACACTCCACCACCAGAAAGGGGCATCCTCCCCAGTGACTGTGCATCCTCATCCACTGGCTCCAGCACAGATGATCTGGACCTGGGCATAGAGTTCTCAGCCACAGCAGGCTGGGGGTGTGAGCTCGGCCTGGTGGAAGAGACGCCTGCCCGGTACCCGTCCCCGCGGGCCCTCTtacccaggctgggctgggacGACGAGCTGCAGAAGCCAGGGGCCCAAGTCTACATGCACTTCATGCAGGAGCACACCTGCTATGATGCCATGGCAACCAGCTCCAAGCTGGTCATCTTCGACACCACACTGGAG ATCAAGAAGGCCTTCTTTGCCCTGGTGGCCAACGGCGTCCGGGCGGCACCTCTGTGGGACAGCAAGAAGCAGAGCTTTGTGG GGATGCTGACCATCACGGACTTCATCCTGGTGCTGCATCGCTATTACAGGTCTCCCCTG GTCCAGATCTATGAGATTGAAGAACATAAGATTGAGACCTGGAGGG AGATCTATCTTCAAGGCTGCTTCAAGCCTCTGGTCTCCATCTCTCCCAGCGACAG CCTGTTCGAAGCCGTCTACACCCTCATCAAGAACCGGATCCACCGCCTGCCAGTCCTGGACCCGGTCTCGGGCGCcgtcctccacatcctcacacaCAAGCGGCTGCTCAAGTTCCTGCACATCTTT GGCAccctgctgccccagccctccttcctttcccGCACCATCCAGGATTTGGGCATCGGCACATTCCGAGACTTGGCCGTGGTACTGGAAACAGCGCCCCTCCTGACCGCACTGGACATCTTTGTGGACCGGCGCGTCTCTGCGCTGCCTGTGGTCAATGAAGAGG gACAGGTCGTGGGCCTCTACTCTCGCTTTGATGTGATC caccTGGCTGCCCAGCAAACCTACAACCACCTGGACGTGAGCGTGGGAGAAGCACTGAGGCAGAGGACGGTGTGTCTGGAGGGAGTCCTTTCCTGCCAGCCCCACGAAAGCCTGGGGGAGGTCATCGACCGGATTGCCCGAGAGCAG GTACACCGGCTGGTGCTGGTGGACGAGACCCAGCACCTCCTGGGCGTGGTGTCCCTCTCTGACATCCTTCAGGCACTGGTGCTCAGCCCTGCTGGCATCGATGCTCTCGGTGCCTGA
- the PRKAG3 gene encoding 5'-AMP-activated protein kinase subunit gamma-3 isoform X9: MSFLEQGDSISWPSPAMTASSERSHGTQGPEALSWTKQKAVEAEELSGPEEGPQSRPAAESTGLEATFPEATPLAQAAPLAGVDTPPPERGILPSDCASSSTGSSTDDLDLGIEFSATAGWGCELGLVEETPARYPSPRALLPRLGWDDELQKPGAQVYMHFMQEHTCYDAMATSSKLVIFDTTLEIKKAFFALVANGVRAAPLWDSKKQSFVGMLTITDFILVLHRYYRSPLVQIYEIEEHKIETWREIYLQGCFKPLVSISPSDSLFEAVYTLIKNRIHRLPVLDPVSGAVLHILTHKRLLKFLHIFDLGIGTFRDLAVVLETAPLLTALDIFVDRRVSALPVVNEEGQVVGLYSRFDVIHLAAQQTYNHLDVSVGEALRQRTVCLEGVLSCQPHESLGEVIDRIAREQVHRLVLVDETQHLLGVVSLSDILQALVLSPAGIDALGA; the protein is encoded by the exons ATGAGCTTCTTAGAGCAAGGAGATAGCATTTCATGGCCATCACCAGCCATGACCGCCAGTTCAGAAAGAAGCCATGGAACACAGGGGCCCGAGGCCTTGAGTTGGACAAAGCAAAAGGCTGTGGAGGCAGAGGAGCTGTCAGGCCCGGAGGAAG GTCCCCAATCCAGGCCGGCTGCTGAATCCACCGGGCTGGAGGCCACATTCCCCGAGGCCACACCCTTGGCCCAAGCTGCTCCCTTGGCCGGGGTAGACACTCCACCACCAGAAAGGGGCATCCTCCCCAGTGACTGTGCATCCTCATCCACTGGCTCCAGCACAGATGATCTGGACCTGGGCATAGAGTTCTCAGCCACAGCAGGCTGGGGGTGTGAGCTCGGCCTGGTGGAAGAGACGCCTGCCCGGTACCCGTCCCCGCGGGCCCTCTtacccaggctgggctgggacGACGAGCTGCAGAAGCCAGGGGCCCAAGTCTACATGCACTTCATGCAGGAGCACACCTGCTATGATGCCATGGCAACCAGCTCCAAGCTGGTCATCTTCGACACCACACTGGAG ATCAAGAAGGCCTTCTTTGCCCTGGTGGCCAACGGCGTCCGGGCGGCACCTCTGTGGGACAGCAAGAAGCAGAGCTTTGTGG GGATGCTGACCATCACGGACTTCATCCTGGTGCTGCATCGCTATTACAGGTCTCCCCTG GTCCAGATCTATGAGATTGAAGAACATAAGATTGAGACCTGGAGGG AGATCTATCTTCAAGGCTGCTTCAAGCCTCTGGTCTCCATCTCTCCCAGCGACAG CCTGTTCGAAGCCGTCTACACCCTCATCAAGAACCGGATCCACCGCCTGCCAGTCCTGGACCCGGTCTCGGGCGCcgtcctccacatcctcacacaCAAGCGGCTGCTCAAGTTCCTGCACATCTTT GATTTGGGCATCGGCACATTCCGAGACTTGGCCGTGGTACTGGAAACAGCGCCCCTCCTGACCGCACTGGACATCTTTGTGGACCGGCGCGTCTCTGCGCTGCCTGTGGTCAATGAAGAGG gACAGGTCGTGGGCCTCTACTCTCGCTTTGATGTGATC caccTGGCTGCCCAGCAAACCTACAACCACCTGGACGTGAGCGTGGGAGAAGCACTGAGGCAGAGGACGGTGTGTCTGGAGGGAGTCCTTTCCTGCCAGCCCCACGAAAGCCTGGGGGAGGTCATCGACCGGATTGCCCGAGAGCAG GTACACCGGCTGGTGCTGGTGGACGAGACCCAGCACCTCCTGGGCGTGGTGTCCCTCTCTGACATCCTTCAGGCACTGGTGCTCAGCCCTGCTGGCATCGATGCTCTCGGTGCCTGA
- the PRKAG3 gene encoding 5'-AMP-activated protein kinase subunit gamma-3 isoform X1, with protein MEPELEHALCRTPSWSDLGGPEHQEMSFLEQGDSISWPSPAMTASSERSHGTQGPEALSWTKQKAVEAEELSGPEEGPQSRPAAESTGLEATFPEATPLAQAAPLAGVDTPPPERGILPSDCASSSTGSSTDDLDLGIEFSATAGWGCELGLVEETPARYPSPRALLPRLGWDDELQKPGAQVYMHFMQEHTCYDAMATSSKLVIFDTTLEIKKAFFALVANGVRAAPLWDSKKQSFVGMLTITDFILVLHRYYRSPLVQIYEIEEHKIETWREIYLQGCFKPLVSISPSDSLFEAVYTLIKNRIHRLPVLDPVSGAVLHILTHKRLLKFLHIFQGTLLPQPSFLSRTIQDLGIGTFRDLAVVLETAPLLTALDIFVDRRVSALPVVNEEGQVVGLYSRFDVIHLAAQQTYNHLDVSVGEALRQRTVCLEGVLSCQPHESLGEVIDRIAREQVHRLVLVDETQHLLGVVSLSDILQALVLSPAGIDALGA; from the exons ATGGAGCCCGAGCTGGAGCACGCACTATGCAGG ACCCCATCCTGGAGCGACCTGGGGGGACCCGAGCATCAAG AGATGAGCTTCTTAGAGCAAGGAGATAGCATTTCATGGCCATCACCAGCCATGACCGCCAGTTCAGAAAGAAGCCATGGAACACAGGGGCCCGAGGCCTTGAGTTGGACAAAGCAAAAGGCTGTGGAGGCAGAGGAGCTGTCAGGCCCGGAGGAAG GTCCCCAATCCAGGCCGGCTGCTGAATCCACCGGGCTGGAGGCCACATTCCCCGAGGCCACACCCTTGGCCCAAGCTGCTCCCTTGGCCGGGGTAGACACTCCACCACCAGAAAGGGGCATCCTCCCCAGTGACTGTGCATCCTCATCCACTGGCTCCAGCACAGATGATCTGGACCTGGGCATAGAGTTCTCAGCCACAGCAGGCTGGGGGTGTGAGCTCGGCCTGGTGGAAGAGACGCCTGCCCGGTACCCGTCCCCGCGGGCCCTCTtacccaggctgggctgggacGACGAGCTGCAGAAGCCAGGGGCCCAAGTCTACATGCACTTCATGCAGGAGCACACCTGCTATGATGCCATGGCAACCAGCTCCAAGCTGGTCATCTTCGACACCACACTGGAG ATCAAGAAGGCCTTCTTTGCCCTGGTGGCCAACGGCGTCCGGGCGGCACCTCTGTGGGACAGCAAGAAGCAGAGCTTTGTGG GGATGCTGACCATCACGGACTTCATCCTGGTGCTGCATCGCTATTACAGGTCTCCCCTG GTCCAGATCTATGAGATTGAAGAACATAAGATTGAGACCTGGAGGG AGATCTATCTTCAAGGCTGCTTCAAGCCTCTGGTCTCCATCTCTCCCAGCGACAG CCTGTTCGAAGCCGTCTACACCCTCATCAAGAACCGGATCCACCGCCTGCCAGTCCTGGACCCGGTCTCGGGCGCcgtcctccacatcctcacacaCAAGCGGCTGCTCAAGTTCCTGCACATCTTT CAGGGCAccctgctgccccagccctccttcctttcccGCACCATCCAGGATTTGGGCATCGGCACATTCCGAGACTTGGCCGTGGTACTGGAAACAGCGCCCCTCCTGACCGCACTGGACATCTTTGTGGACCGGCGCGTCTCTGCGCTGCCTGTGGTCAATGAAGAGG gACAGGTCGTGGGCCTCTACTCTCGCTTTGATGTGATC caccTGGCTGCCCAGCAAACCTACAACCACCTGGACGTGAGCGTGGGAGAAGCACTGAGGCAGAGGACGGTGTGTCTGGAGGGAGTCCTTTCCTGCCAGCCCCACGAAAGCCTGGGGGAGGTCATCGACCGGATTGCCCGAGAGCAG GTACACCGGCTGGTGCTGGTGGACGAGACCCAGCACCTCCTGGGCGTGGTGTCCCTCTCTGACATCCTTCAGGCACTGGTGCTCAGCCCTGCTGGCATCGATGCTCTCGGTGCCTGA
- the PRKAG3 gene encoding 5'-AMP-activated protein kinase subunit gamma-3 isoform X2 produces MEPELEHALCRTPSWSDLGGPEHQEMSFLEQGDSISWPSPAMTASSERSHGTQGPEALSWTKQKAVEAEELSGPEEGPQSRPAAESTGLEATFPEATPLAQAAPLAGVDTPPPERGILPSDCASSSTGSSTDDLDLGIEFSATAGWGCELGLVEETPARYPSPRALLPRLGWDDELQKPGAQVYMHFMQEHTCYDAMATSSKLVIFDTTLEIKKAFFALVANGVRAAPLWDSKKQSFVGMLTITDFILVLHRYYRSPLVQIYEIEEHKIETWREIYLQGCFKPLVSISPSDSLFEAVYTLIKNRIHRLPVLDPVSGAVLHILTHKRLLKFLHIFGTLLPQPSFLSRTIQDLGIGTFRDLAVVLETAPLLTALDIFVDRRVSALPVVNEEGQVVGLYSRFDVIHLAAQQTYNHLDVSVGEALRQRTVCLEGVLSCQPHESLGEVIDRIAREQVHRLVLVDETQHLLGVVSLSDILQALVLSPAGIDALGA; encoded by the exons ATGGAGCCCGAGCTGGAGCACGCACTATGCAGG ACCCCATCCTGGAGCGACCTGGGGGGACCCGAGCATCAAG AGATGAGCTTCTTAGAGCAAGGAGATAGCATTTCATGGCCATCACCAGCCATGACCGCCAGTTCAGAAAGAAGCCATGGAACACAGGGGCCCGAGGCCTTGAGTTGGACAAAGCAAAAGGCTGTGGAGGCAGAGGAGCTGTCAGGCCCGGAGGAAG GTCCCCAATCCAGGCCGGCTGCTGAATCCACCGGGCTGGAGGCCACATTCCCCGAGGCCACACCCTTGGCCCAAGCTGCTCCCTTGGCCGGGGTAGACACTCCACCACCAGAAAGGGGCATCCTCCCCAGTGACTGTGCATCCTCATCCACTGGCTCCAGCACAGATGATCTGGACCTGGGCATAGAGTTCTCAGCCACAGCAGGCTGGGGGTGTGAGCTCGGCCTGGTGGAAGAGACGCCTGCCCGGTACCCGTCCCCGCGGGCCCTCTtacccaggctgggctgggacGACGAGCTGCAGAAGCCAGGGGCCCAAGTCTACATGCACTTCATGCAGGAGCACACCTGCTATGATGCCATGGCAACCAGCTCCAAGCTGGTCATCTTCGACACCACACTGGAG ATCAAGAAGGCCTTCTTTGCCCTGGTGGCCAACGGCGTCCGGGCGGCACCTCTGTGGGACAGCAAGAAGCAGAGCTTTGTGG GGATGCTGACCATCACGGACTTCATCCTGGTGCTGCATCGCTATTACAGGTCTCCCCTG GTCCAGATCTATGAGATTGAAGAACATAAGATTGAGACCTGGAGGG AGATCTATCTTCAAGGCTGCTTCAAGCCTCTGGTCTCCATCTCTCCCAGCGACAG CCTGTTCGAAGCCGTCTACACCCTCATCAAGAACCGGATCCACCGCCTGCCAGTCCTGGACCCGGTCTCGGGCGCcgtcctccacatcctcacacaCAAGCGGCTGCTCAAGTTCCTGCACATCTTT GGCAccctgctgccccagccctccttcctttcccGCACCATCCAGGATTTGGGCATCGGCACATTCCGAGACTTGGCCGTGGTACTGGAAACAGCGCCCCTCCTGACCGCACTGGACATCTTTGTGGACCGGCGCGTCTCTGCGCTGCCTGTGGTCAATGAAGAGG gACAGGTCGTGGGCCTCTACTCTCGCTTTGATGTGATC caccTGGCTGCCCAGCAAACCTACAACCACCTGGACGTGAGCGTGGGAGAAGCACTGAGGCAGAGGACGGTGTGTCTGGAGGGAGTCCTTTCCTGCCAGCCCCACGAAAGCCTGGGGGAGGTCATCGACCGGATTGCCCGAGAGCAG GTACACCGGCTGGTGCTGGTGGACGAGACCCAGCACCTCCTGGGCGTGGTGTCCCTCTCTGACATCCTTCAGGCACTGGTGCTCAGCCCTGCTGGCATCGATGCTCTCGGTGCCTGA
- the PRKAG3 gene encoding 5'-AMP-activated protein kinase subunit gamma-3 isoform X4 — translation MRVCTPSWSDLGGPEHQEMSFLEQGDSISWPSPAMTASSERSHGTQGPEALSWTKQKAVEAEELSGPEEGPQSRPAAESTGLEATFPEATPLAQAAPLAGVDTPPPERGILPSDCASSSTGSSTDDLDLGIEFSATAGWGCELGLVEETPARYPSPRALLPRLGWDDELQKPGAQVYMHFMQEHTCYDAMATSSKLVIFDTTLEIKKAFFALVANGVRAAPLWDSKKQSFVGMLTITDFILVLHRYYRSPLVQIYEIEEHKIETWREIYLQGCFKPLVSISPSDSLFEAVYTLIKNRIHRLPVLDPVSGAVLHILTHKRLLKFLHIFGTLLPQPSFLSRTIQDLGIGTFRDLAVVLETAPLLTALDIFVDRRVSALPVVNEEGQVVGLYSRFDVIHLAAQQTYNHLDVSVGEALRQRTVCLEGVLSCQPHESLGEVIDRIAREQVHRLVLVDETQHLLGVVSLSDILQALVLSPAGIDALGA, via the exons atgcgtgtgtgt ACCCCATCCTGGAGCGACCTGGGGGGACCCGAGCATCAAG AGATGAGCTTCTTAGAGCAAGGAGATAGCATTTCATGGCCATCACCAGCCATGACCGCCAGTTCAGAAAGAAGCCATGGAACACAGGGGCCCGAGGCCTTGAGTTGGACAAAGCAAAAGGCTGTGGAGGCAGAGGAGCTGTCAGGCCCGGAGGAAG GTCCCCAATCCAGGCCGGCTGCTGAATCCACCGGGCTGGAGGCCACATTCCCCGAGGCCACACCCTTGGCCCAAGCTGCTCCCTTGGCCGGGGTAGACACTCCACCACCAGAAAGGGGCATCCTCCCCAGTGACTGTGCATCCTCATCCACTGGCTCCAGCACAGATGATCTGGACCTGGGCATAGAGTTCTCAGCCACAGCAGGCTGGGGGTGTGAGCTCGGCCTGGTGGAAGAGACGCCTGCCCGGTACCCGTCCCCGCGGGCCCTCTtacccaggctgggctgggacGACGAGCTGCAGAAGCCAGGGGCCCAAGTCTACATGCACTTCATGCAGGAGCACACCTGCTATGATGCCATGGCAACCAGCTCCAAGCTGGTCATCTTCGACACCACACTGGAG ATCAAGAAGGCCTTCTTTGCCCTGGTGGCCAACGGCGTCCGGGCGGCACCTCTGTGGGACAGCAAGAAGCAGAGCTTTGTGG GGATGCTGACCATCACGGACTTCATCCTGGTGCTGCATCGCTATTACAGGTCTCCCCTG GTCCAGATCTATGAGATTGAAGAACATAAGATTGAGACCTGGAGGG AGATCTATCTTCAAGGCTGCTTCAAGCCTCTGGTCTCCATCTCTCCCAGCGACAG CCTGTTCGAAGCCGTCTACACCCTCATCAAGAACCGGATCCACCGCCTGCCAGTCCTGGACCCGGTCTCGGGCGCcgtcctccacatcctcacacaCAAGCGGCTGCTCAAGTTCCTGCACATCTTT GGCAccctgctgccccagccctccttcctttcccGCACCATCCAGGATTTGGGCATCGGCACATTCCGAGACTTGGCCGTGGTACTGGAAACAGCGCCCCTCCTGACCGCACTGGACATCTTTGTGGACCGGCGCGTCTCTGCGCTGCCTGTGGTCAATGAAGAGG gACAGGTCGTGGGCCTCTACTCTCGCTTTGATGTGATC caccTGGCTGCCCAGCAAACCTACAACCACCTGGACGTGAGCGTGGGAGAAGCACTGAGGCAGAGGACGGTGTGTCTGGAGGGAGTCCTTTCCTGCCAGCCCCACGAAAGCCTGGGGGAGGTCATCGACCGGATTGCCCGAGAGCAG GTACACCGGCTGGTGCTGGTGGACGAGACCCAGCACCTCCTGGGCGTGGTGTCCCTCTCTGACATCCTTCAGGCACTGGTGCTCAGCCCTGCTGGCATCGATGCTCTCGGTGCCTGA
- the PRKAG3 gene encoding 5'-AMP-activated protein kinase subunit gamma-3 isoform X3 yields the protein MRVCTPSWSDLGGPEHQEMSFLEQGDSISWPSPAMTASSERSHGTQGPEALSWTKQKAVEAEELSGPEEGPQSRPAAESTGLEATFPEATPLAQAAPLAGVDTPPPERGILPSDCASSSTGSSTDDLDLGIEFSATAGWGCELGLVEETPARYPSPRALLPRLGWDDELQKPGAQVYMHFMQEHTCYDAMATSSKLVIFDTTLEIKKAFFALVANGVRAAPLWDSKKQSFVGMLTITDFILVLHRYYRSPLVQIYEIEEHKIETWREIYLQGCFKPLVSISPSDSLFEAVYTLIKNRIHRLPVLDPVSGAVLHILTHKRLLKFLHIFQGTLLPQPSFLSRTIQDLGIGTFRDLAVVLETAPLLTALDIFVDRRVSALPVVNEEGQVVGLYSRFDVIHLAAQQTYNHLDVSVGEALRQRTVCLEGVLSCQPHESLGEVIDRIAREQVHRLVLVDETQHLLGVVSLSDILQALVLSPAGIDALGA from the exons atgcgtgtgtgt ACCCCATCCTGGAGCGACCTGGGGGGACCCGAGCATCAAG AGATGAGCTTCTTAGAGCAAGGAGATAGCATTTCATGGCCATCACCAGCCATGACCGCCAGTTCAGAAAGAAGCCATGGAACACAGGGGCCCGAGGCCTTGAGTTGGACAAAGCAAAAGGCTGTGGAGGCAGAGGAGCTGTCAGGCCCGGAGGAAG GTCCCCAATCCAGGCCGGCTGCTGAATCCACCGGGCTGGAGGCCACATTCCCCGAGGCCACACCCTTGGCCCAAGCTGCTCCCTTGGCCGGGGTAGACACTCCACCACCAGAAAGGGGCATCCTCCCCAGTGACTGTGCATCCTCATCCACTGGCTCCAGCACAGATGATCTGGACCTGGGCATAGAGTTCTCAGCCACAGCAGGCTGGGGGTGTGAGCTCGGCCTGGTGGAAGAGACGCCTGCCCGGTACCCGTCCCCGCGGGCCCTCTtacccaggctgggctgggacGACGAGCTGCAGAAGCCAGGGGCCCAAGTCTACATGCACTTCATGCAGGAGCACACCTGCTATGATGCCATGGCAACCAGCTCCAAGCTGGTCATCTTCGACACCACACTGGAG ATCAAGAAGGCCTTCTTTGCCCTGGTGGCCAACGGCGTCCGGGCGGCACCTCTGTGGGACAGCAAGAAGCAGAGCTTTGTGG GGATGCTGACCATCACGGACTTCATCCTGGTGCTGCATCGCTATTACAGGTCTCCCCTG GTCCAGATCTATGAGATTGAAGAACATAAGATTGAGACCTGGAGGG AGATCTATCTTCAAGGCTGCTTCAAGCCTCTGGTCTCCATCTCTCCCAGCGACAG CCTGTTCGAAGCCGTCTACACCCTCATCAAGAACCGGATCCACCGCCTGCCAGTCCTGGACCCGGTCTCGGGCGCcgtcctccacatcctcacacaCAAGCGGCTGCTCAAGTTCCTGCACATCTTT CAGGGCAccctgctgccccagccctccttcctttcccGCACCATCCAGGATTTGGGCATCGGCACATTCCGAGACTTGGCCGTGGTACTGGAAACAGCGCCCCTCCTGACCGCACTGGACATCTTTGTGGACCGGCGCGTCTCTGCGCTGCCTGTGGTCAATGAAGAGG gACAGGTCGTGGGCCTCTACTCTCGCTTTGATGTGATC caccTGGCTGCCCAGCAAACCTACAACCACCTGGACGTGAGCGTGGGAGAAGCACTGAGGCAGAGGACGGTGTGTCTGGAGGGAGTCCTTTCCTGCCAGCCCCACGAAAGCCTGGGGGAGGTCATCGACCGGATTGCCCGAGAGCAG GTACACCGGCTGGTGCTGGTGGACGAGACCCAGCACCTCCTGGGCGTGGTGTCCCTCTCTGACATCCTTCAGGCACTGGTGCTCAGCCCTGCTGGCATCGATGCTCTCGGTGCCTGA